A region of Corvus cornix cornix isolate S_Up_H32 chromosome 3, ASM73873v5, whole genome shotgun sequence DNA encodes the following proteins:
- the RCOR3 gene encoding REST corepressor 3 isoform X6 has protein sequence MLFWHKHNIEKSLADLPNFTPFPDEWTVEDKVLFEQAFSFHGKSFHRIQQMLPDKTIASLVKYYYSWKKTRSRTSLMDRQARKLANRNNQGDSDDDVEEAHPMDGNDSDYDPKKEAKKEGNNEQPVQTSKIGLGRREYQSLQHRHHSQRSKCRPPKGMYLTQEDVIAVSCSPNAANTILRQLDMELISLKRQVQNAKQVNSALKQKMEGGIEEFKPPESNQKINARWTTEEQLLAVQGVRKYGKDFQAIADVIGNKTVGQVKNFFVNYRRRFNLEEVLQEWEAEQGTLASNGDASALGEDTKNTSNVPSGKSTDEEDEAQSTPATQCLGPSPPAQASAPAPAAPMATLNQPPPLLRPALPAAPALHRQPPPLQQQARFIQPRPTLNQPPPPLIRPANSMPPRLNPRPVLTAGSGPQPPSLIGIQTESQSTLH, from the exons ATGTTGTTCTGGCATAAACACAATATTGAGAAGTCCCTTGCGGATCTCCCTAACTTCACTCCTTTCCCTGATGAATGGACAGTTGAAGATAAAGTCCTATTTGAACAAGCATTTAGCTTCCATGGAAAGAGCTTTCACAGGATCCAGCAAATG CTCCCAGACAAGACCATTGCAAGCCTTGTAAAATATTACTATTCTTGGAAAAAAACTCGCTCTAGGACAAGTTTGATGGATCGTCAGGCTCGTAAACTAGCTAATAGAAATAATCAAGGTGACAG TGATGATGACGTAGAAGAAGCTCATCCAATGGATGGAAATGATAGTGACTATGATCCcaaaaaagaagccaaaaagGAG GGCAATAATGAGCAGCCTGTTCAGACCAGCAAAATAGGTCTGGGTAGAAGAGAGTATCAGAGCTTGCAGCATCGCCACCATTCCCAGCGTTCCAAATGCCGTCCACCAAAAGGCATGTACCTGACCCAGGAAGATGTGATAGCTGTTTCCTGTAGTCCCAATGCAGCCAACACAATTCTTAGACAGCTGGATATGGAACTAATCTCGTTAAAGCGACAG GTTCAAAATGCTAAGCAAGTAAACAGTGCActtaaacagaaaatggaaggcGGGATTGAAGAATTCAAACCTCCTGAG TCTAATCAGAAAATCAATGCCCGTTGGACCACAGAAGAGCAGCTTCTTGCAGTACAAG GTGTCCGAAAATATGGTAAAGATTTTCAAGCTATTGCAGATGTAATTGGCAACAAGACTGTTGGCCAAGTGAAGAACTTCTTTGTAAACTACAGGCGTCGGTTTAACTTAGAGGAGGTATTGCAGGAATGGGAAGCGGAACAAGGAACCCTGGCTTCTAATGGTGATGCTTCTGCTTTAGGGGAGGACacaaaaaatacttctaatgTGCCATCAGGAAAGAGCACTGATGAAGAAGATGAG GCACAAAGCACTCCGGCCACTCAGTGTTTAGGCCCTTCACCTCCAGCCCAGgcatctgctccagcacctgccGCTCCCATGGCAACTTTAAATCAGCCGCCCCCGTTACTCCGTCCAGCACTTcccgctgctcctgctctgcaccGCCAGCCGCCGCCGCTCCAGCAGCAGGCGCGCTTCATTCAGCCGCGGCCGACCCTCAACCAGCCTCCCCCCCCGCTCATCCGCCCAGCTAATTCCATGCCGCCTCGTCTCAACCCCCGGCCCGTGCTGACCGCGGGCAGCGGCCCGCAGCCACCCTCGCTCATCGGAATTCAGACAGAATCTCAGTCCACTCTGCACTGa
- the RCOR3 gene encoding REST corepressor 3 isoform X5, giving the protein MLFWHKHNIEKSLADLPNFTPFPDEWTVEDKVLFEQAFSFHGKSFHRIQQMLPDKTIASLVKYYYSWKKTRSRTSLMDRQARKLANRNNQGDSDDDVEEAHPMDGNDSDYDPKKEAKKEVTDNLMGNNEQPVQTSKIGLGRREYQSLQHRHHSQRSKCRPPKGMYLTQEDVIAVSCSPNAANTILRQLDMELISLKRQVQNAKQVNSALKQKMEGGIEEFKPPESNQKINARWTTEEQLLAVQGVRKYGKDFQAIADVIGNKTVGQVKNFFVNYRRRFNLEEVLQEWEAEQGTLASNGDASALGEDTKNTSNVPSGKSTDEEDEAQSTPATQCLGPSPPAQASAPAPAAPMATLNQPPPLLRPALPAAPALHRQPPPLQQQARFIQPRPTLNQPPPPLIRPANSMPPRLNPRPVLTAGSGPQPPSLIGIQTESQSTLH; this is encoded by the exons ATGTTGTTCTGGCATAAACACAATATTGAGAAGTCCCTTGCGGATCTCCCTAACTTCACTCCTTTCCCTGATGAATGGACAGTTGAAGATAAAGTCCTATTTGAACAAGCATTTAGCTTCCATGGAAAGAGCTTTCACAGGATCCAGCAAATG CTCCCAGACAAGACCATTGCAAGCCTTGTAAAATATTACTATTCTTGGAAAAAAACTCGCTCTAGGACAAGTTTGATGGATCGTCAGGCTCGTAAACTAGCTAATAGAAATAATCAAGGTGACAG TGATGATGACGTAGAAGAAGCTCATCCAATGGATGGAAATGATAGTGACTATGATCCcaaaaaagaagccaaaaagGAGGTAACAGATAACTTAATG GGCAATAATGAGCAGCCTGTTCAGACCAGCAAAATAGGTCTGGGTAGAAGAGAGTATCAGAGCTTGCAGCATCGCCACCATTCCCAGCGTTCCAAATGCCGTCCACCAAAAGGCATGTACCTGACCCAGGAAGATGTGATAGCTGTTTCCTGTAGTCCCAATGCAGCCAACACAATTCTTAGACAGCTGGATATGGAACTAATCTCGTTAAAGCGACAG GTTCAAAATGCTAAGCAAGTAAACAGTGCActtaaacagaaaatggaaggcGGGATTGAAGAATTCAAACCTCCTGAG TCTAATCAGAAAATCAATGCCCGTTGGACCACAGAAGAGCAGCTTCTTGCAGTACAAG GTGTCCGAAAATATGGTAAAGATTTTCAAGCTATTGCAGATGTAATTGGCAACAAGACTGTTGGCCAAGTGAAGAACTTCTTTGTAAACTACAGGCGTCGGTTTAACTTAGAGGAGGTATTGCAGGAATGGGAAGCGGAACAAGGAACCCTGGCTTCTAATGGTGATGCTTCTGCTTTAGGGGAGGACacaaaaaatacttctaatgTGCCATCAGGAAAGAGCACTGATGAAGAAGATGAG GCACAAAGCACTCCGGCCACTCAGTGTTTAGGCCCTTCACCTCCAGCCCAGgcatctgctccagcacctgccGCTCCCATGGCAACTTTAAATCAGCCGCCCCCGTTACTCCGTCCAGCACTTcccgctgctcctgctctgcaccGCCAGCCGCCGCCGCTCCAGCAGCAGGCGCGCTTCATTCAGCCGCGGCCGACCCTCAACCAGCCTCCCCCCCCGCTCATCCGCCCAGCTAATTCCATGCCGCCTCGTCTCAACCCCCGGCCCGTGCTGACCGCGGGCAGCGGCCCGCAGCCACCCTCGCTCATCGGAATTCAGACAGAATCTCAGTCCACTCTGCACTGa
- the RCOR3 gene encoding REST corepressor 3 isoform X4, whose product MRVGAEYQARIPDFEPGATKYTDKDNGGMLVWSPYHNIPDAKLDEYIAIAKEKHGYNVEQALGMLFWHKHNIEKSLADLPNFTPFPDEWTVEDKVLFEQAFSFHGKSFHRIQQMLPDKTIASLVKYYYSWKKTRSRTSLMDRQARKLANRNNQGDSDDDVEEAHPMDGNDSDYDPKKEAKKEVTDNLMGNNEQPVQTSKIGLGRREYQSLQHRHHSQRSKCRPPKGMYLTQEDVIAVSCSPNAANTILRQLDMELISLKRQVQNAKQVNSALKQKMEGGIEEFKPPESNQKINARWTTEEQLLAVQGVRKYGKDFQAIADVIGNKTVGQVKNFFVNYRRRFNLEEVLQEWEAEQGTLASNGDASALGEDTKNTSNVPSGKSTDEEDEAQSTPATQCLGPSPPAQASAPAPAAPMATLNQPPPLLRPALPAAPALHRQPPPLQQQARFIQPRPTLNQPPPPLIRPANSMPPRLNPRPVLTAGSGPQPPSLIGIQTESQSTLH is encoded by the exons GTGCCACAAAATACACTGATAAAGATAATGGAGGGATGCTTGTATGGTCTCCATATCATAATATTCCCGATGCCAAAT TGGATGAATATATAGCaatagcaaaggaaaaacatggaTACAATGTGGAACAG gctCTCGGCATGTTGTTCTGGCATAAACACAATATTGAGAAGTCCCTTGCGGATCTCCCTAACTTCACTCCTTTCCCTGATGAATGGACAGTTGAAGATAAAGTCCTATTTGAACAAGCATTTAGCTTCCATGGAAAGAGCTTTCACAGGATCCAGCAAATG CTCCCAGACAAGACCATTGCAAGCCTTGTAAAATATTACTATTCTTGGAAAAAAACTCGCTCTAGGACAAGTTTGATGGATCGTCAGGCTCGTAAACTAGCTAATAGAAATAATCAAGGTGACAG TGATGATGACGTAGAAGAAGCTCATCCAATGGATGGAAATGATAGTGACTATGATCCcaaaaaagaagccaaaaagGAGGTAACAGATAACTTAATG GGCAATAATGAGCAGCCTGTTCAGACCAGCAAAATAGGTCTGGGTAGAAGAGAGTATCAGAGCTTGCAGCATCGCCACCATTCCCAGCGTTCCAAATGCCGTCCACCAAAAGGCATGTACCTGACCCAGGAAGATGTGATAGCTGTTTCCTGTAGTCCCAATGCAGCCAACACAATTCTTAGACAGCTGGATATGGAACTAATCTCGTTAAAGCGACAG GTTCAAAATGCTAAGCAAGTAAACAGTGCActtaaacagaaaatggaaggcGGGATTGAAGAATTCAAACCTCCTGAG TCTAATCAGAAAATCAATGCCCGTTGGACCACAGAAGAGCAGCTTCTTGCAGTACAAG GTGTCCGAAAATATGGTAAAGATTTTCAAGCTATTGCAGATGTAATTGGCAACAAGACTGTTGGCCAAGTGAAGAACTTCTTTGTAAACTACAGGCGTCGGTTTAACTTAGAGGAGGTATTGCAGGAATGGGAAGCGGAACAAGGAACCCTGGCTTCTAATGGTGATGCTTCTGCTTTAGGGGAGGACacaaaaaatacttctaatgTGCCATCAGGAAAGAGCACTGATGAAGAAGATGAG GCACAAAGCACTCCGGCCACTCAGTGTTTAGGCCCTTCACCTCCAGCCCAGgcatctgctccagcacctgccGCTCCCATGGCAACTTTAAATCAGCCGCCCCCGTTACTCCGTCCAGCACTTcccgctgctcctgctctgcaccGCCAGCCGCCGCCGCTCCAGCAGCAGGCGCGCTTCATTCAGCCGCGGCCGACCCTCAACCAGCCTCCCCCCCCGCTCATCCGCCCAGCTAATTCCATGCCGCCTCGTCTCAACCCCCGGCCCGTGCTGACCGCGGGCAGCGGCCCGCAGCCACCCTCGCTCATCGGAATTCAGACAGAATCTCAGTCCACTCTGCACTGa
- the RCOR3 gene encoding REST corepressor 3 isoform X3: MLVWSPYHNIPDAKLDEYIAIAKEKHGYNVEQALGMLFWHKHNIEKSLADLPNFTPFPDEWTVEDKVLFEQAFSFHGKSFHRIQQMLPDKTIASLVKYYYSWKKTRSRTSLMDRQARKLANRNNQGDSDDDVEEAHPMDGNDSDYDPKKEAKKEVTDNLMGNNEQPVQTSKIGLGRREYQSLQHRHHSQRSKCRPPKGMYLTQEDVIAVSCSPNAANTILRQLDMELISLKRQVQNAKQVNSALKQKMEGGIEEFKPPESNQKINARWTTEEQLLAVQGVRKYGKDFQAIADVIGNKTVGQVKNFFVNYRRRFNLEEVLQEWEAEQGTLASNGDASALGEDTKNTSNVPSGKSTDEEDEAQSTPATQCLGPSPPAQASAPAPAAPMATLNQPPPLLRPALPAAPALHRQPPPLQQQARFIQPRPTLNQPPPPLIRPANSMPPRLNPRPVLTAGSGPQPPSLIGIQTESQSTLH; encoded by the exons ATGCTTGTATGGTCTCCATATCATAATATTCCCGATGCCAAAT TGGATGAATATATAGCaatagcaaaggaaaaacatggaTACAATGTGGAACAG gctCTCGGCATGTTGTTCTGGCATAAACACAATATTGAGAAGTCCCTTGCGGATCTCCCTAACTTCACTCCTTTCCCTGATGAATGGACAGTTGAAGATAAAGTCCTATTTGAACAAGCATTTAGCTTCCATGGAAAGAGCTTTCACAGGATCCAGCAAATG CTCCCAGACAAGACCATTGCAAGCCTTGTAAAATATTACTATTCTTGGAAAAAAACTCGCTCTAGGACAAGTTTGATGGATCGTCAGGCTCGTAAACTAGCTAATAGAAATAATCAAGGTGACAG TGATGATGACGTAGAAGAAGCTCATCCAATGGATGGAAATGATAGTGACTATGATCCcaaaaaagaagccaaaaagGAGGTAACAGATAACTTAATG GGCAATAATGAGCAGCCTGTTCAGACCAGCAAAATAGGTCTGGGTAGAAGAGAGTATCAGAGCTTGCAGCATCGCCACCATTCCCAGCGTTCCAAATGCCGTCCACCAAAAGGCATGTACCTGACCCAGGAAGATGTGATAGCTGTTTCCTGTAGTCCCAATGCAGCCAACACAATTCTTAGACAGCTGGATATGGAACTAATCTCGTTAAAGCGACAG GTTCAAAATGCTAAGCAAGTAAACAGTGCActtaaacagaaaatggaaggcGGGATTGAAGAATTCAAACCTCCTGAG TCTAATCAGAAAATCAATGCCCGTTGGACCACAGAAGAGCAGCTTCTTGCAGTACAAG GTGTCCGAAAATATGGTAAAGATTTTCAAGCTATTGCAGATGTAATTGGCAACAAGACTGTTGGCCAAGTGAAGAACTTCTTTGTAAACTACAGGCGTCGGTTTAACTTAGAGGAGGTATTGCAGGAATGGGAAGCGGAACAAGGAACCCTGGCTTCTAATGGTGATGCTTCTGCTTTAGGGGAGGACacaaaaaatacttctaatgTGCCATCAGGAAAGAGCACTGATGAAGAAGATGAG GCACAAAGCACTCCGGCCACTCAGTGTTTAGGCCCTTCACCTCCAGCCCAGgcatctgctccagcacctgccGCTCCCATGGCAACTTTAAATCAGCCGCCCCCGTTACTCCGTCCAGCACTTcccgctgctcctgctctgcaccGCCAGCCGCCGCCGCTCCAGCAGCAGGCGCGCTTCATTCAGCCGCGGCCGACCCTCAACCAGCCTCCCCCCCCGCTCATCCGCCCAGCTAATTCCATGCCGCCTCGTCTCAACCCCCGGCCCGTGCTGACCGCGGGCAGCGGCCCGCAGCCACCCTCGCTCATCGGAATTCAGACAGAATCTCAGTCCACTCTGCACTGa